A genomic window from Anthonomus grandis grandis chromosome 4, icAntGran1.3, whole genome shotgun sequence includes:
- the LOC126735677 gene encoding uncharacterized protein LOC126735677 gives MPCIKSKVGGLLVLPNIDDQKSMLEFFIKNLPDSAIAKHSKGRVKNDLEFIENENDISMTKAISLDEVGSEILNNAAQSVVLMEIANLKISFSSCCETLYQGIMNEKQDLLFNLEQNSHEWHEARKYRITGSRCYEIYTYKGMDWDMKSKKYFWPKSFTNKYIKHGQMYEKPARECFVSKTGYKVIECGMITSPENKWLGFSPDGVVLNTDRKPIALLEIKCLYSGITMSIEDSLQSCNFILKANGKYMLKAKHKYYGQVQLGMSILNLQKCYLCLYASYDDNCVIMEVEYDYTFSRTMLEKIKNNYFCKMLHSVCEDK, from the exons ATGCCTTGCATTAAATCAAAAGTTGGTGGCCTGCTTGTATTACCAAATATAGATGACCAAAAATCCatgttggaattttttattaagaatttaccAGACTCTGCTATTGCAAAACATTc GAAAGGACGTGTCAAGAATGATttggaatttattgaaaatgagaATGATATAAGCATGACCAAAGCCATCAGTTTGGATGAAGTAGGcagtgaaattttaaataatgccgCACAGTCTGTTGTCTTAATGGAAATTGCCAATTTAAAGATTAGTTTTTCAAGTTGCTGTGAAACTCTTTATCAGGGTATTATGAACGAAAAGCAGGACCTATTATTCAACCTCGAACAAAATTCACACGAATGGCATGAAGCCAGAAAATATAGAATTACGGGTTCTAGATGTTATGAGATCTACACCTATAAAGGAATGGATTGGGACATGAAAAGTAAAAAGTACTTTTGGCCAAAGTCCTTTACCAACAAGTACATAAAGCATGGGCAAATGTATGAAAAACCAGCGAGGGAGTGTTTTGTATCTAAAACGGGTTATAAGGTGATAGAATGTGGTATGATAACATCTCCAGAAAATAAATGGTTAGGCTTTTCTCCAGACGGTGTGGTGTTAAATACTGATAGGAAGCCAATAGCACTATTGGAAATTAAGTGTTTATATTCAG gtaTCACAATGTCCATTGAAGATTCCTTACAatcatgtaattttattttaaaagcaaatggAAAATATATGCTAAAGGCAAAACATAAATACTATGGACAGGTTCAACTAGGAATGAGCAtacttaatttacaaaaatgttatcTGTGTTTATATGCCTCTTATGATGACAATTGTGTCATAATGGAAGTGGAATATGATTATACATTTTCAAGAACAatgttggaaaaaattaaaaacaattatttttgtaaaatgttacATTCAGTATGTGAGGATAAATAG